A single window of Ctenopharyngodon idella isolate HZGC_01 chromosome 24, HZGC01, whole genome shotgun sequence DNA harbors:
- the parvb gene encoding beta-parvin isoform X1: MATNPTRPSGQPGKMKKDESLLGKLGGTLVRKKKLKEVSDLREEGKNAINAPLLHAGPELLPEDTLLEENAERTILDPTSREDLNFKDLQKVLIDWINSELEEDRIIVKDLEEDLYDGQVLQKLFEKLSGYKLNVAEVTQSEIGQKQKLQTVLEAVNGVLRPLEWNTEWSVDSIHSKNLVSIVYLLLALAMYYAAPIRLPEHVSVQVIVVKKKEGILQTAHVTKQLTSTTTEMMIGRSERDAFDTLLDHAPDKLNVVKTSLITFVNKHLNKLNLEVTELESQFADGVYLVLLMGLLENYFVPLYNFYLTPESFEQKVHNVTFAFELMQDGGLQKPKARPEDVVNLNLKSTLRVLYNLFTNYKNSD; encoded by the exons TGAGTGACCTTCGTGAAGAGGGTAAGAACGCCATCAACGCCCCCCTCCTGCACGCCGGCCCGGAGCTGCTCCCAGAGGACACGCTGCTTG AGGAAAATGCAGAAAGGACCATTCTAGACCCCACGTCCAGAGAAGACCTCAATTTCAAAGACCTGCAGAAG GTTCTCATTGACTGGATCAACAGTGAACTGGAAGAAGACCGAATCATCGTAAAAGACCTTGAAGAAGATCTGTATGATGGACAGGTGCTGCAGAAACTTTTCG AGAAGCTGTCGGGTTATAAGCTGAATGTGGCGGAGGTGACGCAGTCAGAGATCGGACAAAAGCAGAAGCTGCAGACGGTTCTGGAAGCCGTTAATGGAGTTCTCAGACCGCTGGAGTGGAACACGGAGTGGAGTGTCGACT CCATCCACTCGAAGAACCTGGTGTCCATCGTGTACCTGCTGCTGGCGCTGGCCATGTACTATGCAGCTCCCATCCGCTTACCTGAGCATGTGTCCGTCCAGGTGATCGTGGTCAAG AAAAAAGAGGGAATACTGCAGACTGCCCATGTGACCAAACAACTCACAAGTACCACAACAGA AATGATGATCGGAAGGTCAG AACGTGATGCTTTTGACACCTTATTGGATCACGCACCTGACAAACTGAACGTAGTGAAAACG TCGCTGATCACATTTGTGAATAAACACTTGAACAAACTGAACTTGGAGGTGACGGAGCTGGAGTCACAG tttgcAGATGGTGTCTATCTGGTGTTGCTGATGGGACTGTTGGAAAATTACTTTGTGCCACTGTACAATTTCTACCTCACGCCAGAAAGCTTCGAACAGAAG GTGcataatgtcacatttgcttttgagCTCATGCAGGATGGTGGATTACAGAAACCCAAAGCTCGACCAGAAG ATGTGGTGAACTTGAATCTGAAGTCAACTCTCAGAGTGCTGTATAACCTTTTCACCAACTACAAAAACTCAGACTAA
- the parvb gene encoding beta-parvin isoform X2 encodes MAGLLCGTKRRKQVSDLREEGKNAINAPLLHAGPELLPEDTLLEENAERTILDPTSREDLNFKDLQKVLIDWINSELEEDRIIVKDLEEDLYDGQVLQKLFEKLSGYKLNVAEVTQSEIGQKQKLQTVLEAVNGVLRPLEWNTEWSVDSIHSKNLVSIVYLLLALAMYYAAPIRLPEHVSVQVIVVKKKEGILQTAHVTKQLTSTTTEMMIGRSERDAFDTLLDHAPDKLNVVKTSLITFVNKHLNKLNLEVTELESQFADGVYLVLLMGLLENYFVPLYNFYLTPESFEQKVHNVTFAFELMQDGGLQKPKARPEDVVNLNLKSTLRVLYNLFTNYKNSD; translated from the exons ATGGCTGGTCTACTGTGTGGAACGAAGAGAAGAAAGCAAG TGAGTGACCTTCGTGAAGAGGGTAAGAACGCCATCAACGCCCCCCTCCTGCACGCCGGCCCGGAGCTGCTCCCAGAGGACACGCTGCTTG AGGAAAATGCAGAAAGGACCATTCTAGACCCCACGTCCAGAGAAGACCTCAATTTCAAAGACCTGCAGAAG GTTCTCATTGACTGGATCAACAGTGAACTGGAAGAAGACCGAATCATCGTAAAAGACCTTGAAGAAGATCTGTATGATGGACAGGTGCTGCAGAAACTTTTCG AGAAGCTGTCGGGTTATAAGCTGAATGTGGCGGAGGTGACGCAGTCAGAGATCGGACAAAAGCAGAAGCTGCAGACGGTTCTGGAAGCCGTTAATGGAGTTCTCAGACCGCTGGAGTGGAACACGGAGTGGAGTGTCGACT CCATCCACTCGAAGAACCTGGTGTCCATCGTGTACCTGCTGCTGGCGCTGGCCATGTACTATGCAGCTCCCATCCGCTTACCTGAGCATGTGTCCGTCCAGGTGATCGTGGTCAAG AAAAAAGAGGGAATACTGCAGACTGCCCATGTGACCAAACAACTCACAAGTACCACAACAGA AATGATGATCGGAAGGTCAG AACGTGATGCTTTTGACACCTTATTGGATCACGCACCTGACAAACTGAACGTAGTGAAAACG TCGCTGATCACATTTGTGAATAAACACTTGAACAAACTGAACTTGGAGGTGACGGAGCTGGAGTCACAG tttgcAGATGGTGTCTATCTGGTGTTGCTGATGGGACTGTTGGAAAATTACTTTGTGCCACTGTACAATTTCTACCTCACGCCAGAAAGCTTCGAACAGAAG GTGcataatgtcacatttgcttttgagCTCATGCAGGATGGTGGATTACAGAAACCCAAAGCTCGACCAGAAG ATGTGGTGAACTTGAATCTGAAGTCAACTCTCAGAGTGCTGTATAACCTTTTCACCAACTACAAAAACTCAGACTAA
- the parvb gene encoding beta-parvin isoform X3: protein MDSMSDLREEGKNAINAPLLHAGPELLPEDTLLEENAERTILDPTSREDLNFKDLQKVLIDWINSELEEDRIIVKDLEEDLYDGQVLQKLFEKLSGYKLNVAEVTQSEIGQKQKLQTVLEAVNGVLRPLEWNTEWSVDSIHSKNLVSIVYLLLALAMYYAAPIRLPEHVSVQVIVVKKKEGILQTAHVTKQLTSTTTEMMIGRSERDAFDTLLDHAPDKLNVVKTSLITFVNKHLNKLNLEVTELESQFADGVYLVLLMGLLENYFVPLYNFYLTPESFEQKVHNVTFAFELMQDGGLQKPKARPEDVVNLNLKSTLRVLYNLFTNYKNSD, encoded by the exons TGAGTGACCTTCGTGAAGAGGGTAAGAACGCCATCAACGCCCCCCTCCTGCACGCCGGCCCGGAGCTGCTCCCAGAGGACACGCTGCTTG AGGAAAATGCAGAAAGGACCATTCTAGACCCCACGTCCAGAGAAGACCTCAATTTCAAAGACCTGCAGAAG GTTCTCATTGACTGGATCAACAGTGAACTGGAAGAAGACCGAATCATCGTAAAAGACCTTGAAGAAGATCTGTATGATGGACAGGTGCTGCAGAAACTTTTCG AGAAGCTGTCGGGTTATAAGCTGAATGTGGCGGAGGTGACGCAGTCAGAGATCGGACAAAAGCAGAAGCTGCAGACGGTTCTGGAAGCCGTTAATGGAGTTCTCAGACCGCTGGAGTGGAACACGGAGTGGAGTGTCGACT CCATCCACTCGAAGAACCTGGTGTCCATCGTGTACCTGCTGCTGGCGCTGGCCATGTACTATGCAGCTCCCATCCGCTTACCTGAGCATGTGTCCGTCCAGGTGATCGTGGTCAAG AAAAAAGAGGGAATACTGCAGACTGCCCATGTGACCAAACAACTCACAAGTACCACAACAGA AATGATGATCGGAAGGTCAG AACGTGATGCTTTTGACACCTTATTGGATCACGCACCTGACAAACTGAACGTAGTGAAAACG TCGCTGATCACATTTGTGAATAAACACTTGAACAAACTGAACTTGGAGGTGACGGAGCTGGAGTCACAG tttgcAGATGGTGTCTATCTGGTGTTGCTGATGGGACTGTTGGAAAATTACTTTGTGCCACTGTACAATTTCTACCTCACGCCAGAAAGCTTCGAACAGAAG GTGcataatgtcacatttgcttttgagCTCATGCAGGATGGTGGATTACAGAAACCCAAAGCTCGACCAGAAG ATGTGGTGAACTTGAATCTGAAGTCAACTCTCAGAGTGCTGTATAACCTTTTCACCAACTACAAAAACTCAGACTAA
- the parvg gene encoding gamma-parvin isoform X2: protein MIIQPTSLEDPKLSKLKEVLVEWINKTLKVEHIVVRALEEDLYDGLVLHHLLRRLAGVQLHVEEIALSTDVQIRKLDAILTALNETLELNEETAKWNVKLIHSKDLLATLHLLVAIVRRFQPDVVLPVNVSVEVIQCEVTKSGIKAEKQTEFITFQSDSSEELERESNKECPIDELFKLEAHKIETVKKAILHFVNKNMSSLGLNVNDIDKQFADGVILLLLIGQLEGFFIPLCDFFLCPVGSSEMLHNVTLALDLLIDRGLPVQSIDPQDIVSQDVPATVKVLYYLFKRHKYK, encoded by the exons ATGATCATTCAACCGACATCTTTAGAAGACCCCAAACTCAGCAAACTTAAAGAG GTTTTGGTCGAATGGATCAACAAAACCCTGAAAGTTGAACACATTGTGGTGCGAGCGCTGGAGGAAGACCTCTATGACGGACTCGTCCTTCATCACCTGTTAC GCAGGTTAGCAGGTGTTCAGTTACATGTAGAGGAGATTGCGTTGAGTACTGATGTCCAGATACGGAAACTAGATGCGATCCTGACAGCTCTGAACGAGACCTTAGAGCTTAATGAGGAAACGGCCAAATGGAATGTTAAAC TCATTCACAGCAAGGACCTGTTGGCTACATTACATCTTCTGGTTGCTATTGTGAGGCGTTTCCAACCCGATGTGGTCCTGCCTGTAAACGTCAGCGTGGAGGTCATCCAGTGTGAG GTCACAAAAAGTGGCATCAAGGCAGAGAAGCAGACAGAATTCATCACATTTCAAAG TGATTCCAGTGAAGAGCTTGAGAGAGAATCTAACA AGGAATGTCCCATTGATGAGCTCTTCAAGCTGGAGGCTCACAAAATTGAGACCGTGAAAAAG GCCATTTTGCACTTTGTGAATAAGAACATGTCATCTCTGGGACTAAATGTGAACGACATCGACAAACAG TTCGCAGACGGAGTGATCCTGCTCTTGTTGATCGGTCAGTTGGAAGGCTTCTTCATTCCACTGTGCGACTTCTTCCTTTGTCCTGTTGGGAGCTCAGAAATG CTCCATAATGTGACGCTTGCATTGGATCTTCTCATAGACCGAGGGCTTCCGGTTCAGTCCATAGACCCTCAAG ACATTGTTTCCCAAGATGTTCCAGCCACTGTGAAAGTGCTGTATTACTTATTCAAGAGGCACAAATACAAATAG
- the parvg gene encoding gamma-parvin isoform X1 yields MADYGAEEKKDEFGNLQGAERRMIIQPTSLEDPKLSKLKEVLVEWINKTLKVEHIVVRALEEDLYDGLVLHHLLRRLAGVQLHVEEIALSTDVQIRKLDAILTALNETLELNEETAKWNVKLIHSKDLLATLHLLVAIVRRFQPDVVLPVNVSVEVIQCEVTKSGIKAEKQTEFITFQSDSSEELERESNKECPIDELFKLEAHKIETVKKAILHFVNKNMSSLGLNVNDIDKQFADGVILLLLIGQLEGFFIPLCDFFLCPVGSSEMLHNVTLALDLLIDRGLPVQSIDPQDIVSQDVPATVKVLYYLFKRHKYK; encoded by the exons ATGGCAGACTATGGAGCTGAGGAGAAAAAGGACGAATTCGGCAATCTTCAGG GAGCAGAGAGAAGAATGATCATTCAACCGACATCTTTAGAAGACCCCAAACTCAGCAAACTTAAAGAG GTTTTGGTCGAATGGATCAACAAAACCCTGAAAGTTGAACACATTGTGGTGCGAGCGCTGGAGGAAGACCTCTATGACGGACTCGTCCTTCATCACCTGTTAC GCAGGTTAGCAGGTGTTCAGTTACATGTAGAGGAGATTGCGTTGAGTACTGATGTCCAGATACGGAAACTAGATGCGATCCTGACAGCTCTGAACGAGACCTTAGAGCTTAATGAGGAAACGGCCAAATGGAATGTTAAAC TCATTCACAGCAAGGACCTGTTGGCTACATTACATCTTCTGGTTGCTATTGTGAGGCGTTTCCAACCCGATGTGGTCCTGCCTGTAAACGTCAGCGTGGAGGTCATCCAGTGTGAG GTCACAAAAAGTGGCATCAAGGCAGAGAAGCAGACAGAATTCATCACATTTCAAAG TGATTCCAGTGAAGAGCTTGAGAGAGAATCTAACA AGGAATGTCCCATTGATGAGCTCTTCAAGCTGGAGGCTCACAAAATTGAGACCGTGAAAAAG GCCATTTTGCACTTTGTGAATAAGAACATGTCATCTCTGGGACTAAATGTGAACGACATCGACAAACAG TTCGCAGACGGAGTGATCCTGCTCTTGTTGATCGGTCAGTTGGAAGGCTTCTTCATTCCACTGTGCGACTTCTTCCTTTGTCCTGTTGGGAGCTCAGAAATG CTCCATAATGTGACGCTTGCATTGGATCTTCTCATAGACCGAGGGCTTCCGGTTCAGTCCATAGACCCTCAAG ACATTGTTTCCCAAGATGTTCCAGCCACTGTGAAAGTGCTGTATTACTTATTCAAGAGGCACAAATACAAATAG